AACCTACCACCTAAGGGCTCTGTATCATTTGGGGATGTCCTCTTCATACCCACTGTAATTCCCCAAAATCAGGGTTGGGGGTGAATTCCTTCACTTCCTTCCCATCCTTCTATTATAATGGGAATGCCCCACAACCTAAACCCTACCTCACCCCCATTCCCTACCAAGCAGGGGCagtagaaataaatttgtgtagCATATTCCTTGGCCTCTTAGTCCCAGTCTCACCCTTAAGGTGGCGTCTCTAGCCATGGACAGTCTCTGCCGTGGAGTATTTGCAGGCAACAGCCGTGAGCTCAGCATAAGGTCCTGCTTTCCCAGCCTCTTCCAAGCTGAGCAAACCCATCGTTCCGTATTACTGGGGCTGCTGctgggggcaggtgagggggGTATTGGTTCAAAGGGTGAAGATATTAAGGACTGCCAAAGTAAGACATTGGGGCAAAGGATGCTATTTTGATAATTCTTCTCTGCTTCTTCGTCTGCAGGGCAGAGCCCACAGCCAGACTCAGCACTCGTTCGCCAGGCCCGGGCTGAGCACTGGAGCCAGTGGTCACTCCGTGGAGGGCTGGAGATGTTGCCTCAGTCTCTTGATGCCCACCTGACTAGTAGGGGGGTCAGTGTTCTCAGAGGCCAGCCAGTCTGTGGGCTCAGCCTCCAAGCTGACGGGCGCTGGAAGGTAGGGGAGCCCCCTAGAGTATAATGAACCCATGTCAGCGTTTCCATCTTTAAGTGGTTTAATAAGTCCAGGTTTGATAGGACTAGAGTTACTCATTGTTTTTGTGCCCTAGAAGCTATTTAGATATGGGCTGCCCCAGGTTCCTAGGCCTTATTTGTGGACTTTCCTCAAAGACCCCTTTGATGCAAGTCTATAGGTAGAAGTAGTGCTTATTAGTGGCTCAGGGATGGGGAAAGAACCCAGCTCCACAGAACATTCAgagcagccacactggcctctgtctggcccacttcctggagtgtagAACAGTGATTTTTGTGTGGACTACACAGTCACTCAGTCTCTTCATCCTGGGTCAGCACCCAGCCTTTCCTACCATTTGGGTGCCTGGGAAACTGAGAGTGAGGCAGCAAAAGTCTTACTTCACCCAAAAAATTCTCATTATCTCCATGTCtctcaaatgttttcttcctttcaggTGTCTCTAGGGGATAGCAGTCTGGATGCCGACCATGTTATTAGTGCTGTTCCAGCTTCAGGTAATGGGGTAGCCGCCCTCCCCTTGCCCGGCCAGCATAAGGCCATAGCTGTACTTAAACCAGTAGCATCACACCATGCCCCTGAATTGGTCATCTCTATGGCAGTCTAATCCCAAAGAGACTTGACAAAACTGTAGTGTGAATGCCTCCTGAATCAGGCCTCTGCCTGATTTCCTCCAGTGCTCAGTGAGCTGCTCCCTGCTGAGGCTGCACCTCTGGCTGATGTCCTCAGGACCATCACTGCTGTGTCTGTAGCTGTGGTGAATCTGCAGTACCGAGGAGCTCGTCTGCCTGTCCAGGTATGAcacagaagggaagggaaaacaTGGGCTCAGCTGGAGCCTTTCCCTCCTGACCCATGGATTTCCTTCTCTGCAGGGATTTGGACATTTGGTGCCATCCTCAGAAgacccaggtgtcctgggaaTCGTGTATGACTCAGTTGCTTTCCCTGAGCAGGATGGGACCCCCCCTGGCCTCAGAGTGACTGTGAGAGGGGGAAACTTTGCTTAGTGTGGTTTCCAAAGAGCTCCTCCATGCCCCAGAGTAGACAAGGCCAGGCTGGTCAGTGCTATGTTCCCTTCCTAGGTGATGCTGGGAGGTTCCTGGTTACAGACACTAGAGACCAGCGGCTGTGCCTTATCTCAGGAGCTGTTCCAACAGCAGGCACAGGAAGCGGCTGCCACACAATTAGGACTAAAGGAGCCACCAAGTCACTGTTTGGTCCATCTACACAAGGTGAGTTGGGATAAACTCCCCTAGCTCCCCACTGAAggccttgaaggcagggacttaTATTTGTCACTGCATGTTAACCAAGGCCTGGGACAATCAATAATAaacttttctctgcatcttctcttctctccccagAACTGCATCCCCCAGTATACACTAGGCCACTGGCAAAAACTGGGTAAGGTGGGAAAGCAGCTGGGCTGAGGAGGACCAAGGAAATCAGACCCCCAGCTATAGCATGCCTTTCATCCTTTCCTTCCAGAGTCAGCTAAGCAATTCCTGGCTGCTCAAAAGTTACCCCTGACTTTGGCTGGAGCCTCCTATGAGGGTGTTGCTGTCAATGATTGTATAGAGAGTGGGCGTCAGGCAGCAGTCAGTGTCCTGCGCACAGAACCGAACAGCTGATCCCCGTCTCCCATTCATGAAAATAAAAGTTGCTGGAGCTTGTCTTGGTCTGGCTGTTCTGTTACCTGGAGGCATAAGGGTAACAGAGGGACAAAGAGAGGGTAACAGGGGACAAAGGGTAACAGGGGACATAGAGGTAACAGTTACATAAGGGTAACAGGGGACAAAGAGAGGCAAAGTGTGCCTGGGATGCAGAAAGCAGGAGCAGAGGCAAGACAAAGTcctttattagaaaatatatcaaaatccCAGCCCCCTGAGCCAGGACCAAAAGAGGGAGCTACTCCAGCACTCGCAGAAAGTGCCCAGGGAGGGGTTTCCTTCACCAAACAACTGTCCAGGAAccataaatagaataaatattcaCAGAGGTCCCAGGAGAAGCCAGATCACTCTTCTCTGCATAGGAGAGGAAGTGGCTTTGGGGTCCAGCCCTGCTCCTACTCCAGGGACAGGGGACTCCCAGCAGTCGTCACATAAAATGACATCAAGGATTCACAGTCAAAGCCCTGGCAGGTGACCCTAGAAAGAGGGACCCTCCAAGTCTAAAGGAGCCCAGCTCCAGTCCAGCAGTGAGGCaaggcccctccccacccccccaacataGCACTAGAGTTCAGTTTTCCCATAACCCTCTAAGAACAGTGAGGAGCTGAGGGTGGGGAGAATACAACCCCTTTGATTCAGTTTCATGATTAAGGTGGGCAGGAAGAAGGAGTCAGTGTGAACCATGGGGGGCTGTGTGGTTGGCAGTAGGCAGAGGGCCAGGCCTGGCTGGAGGCCGGCGCTGCAGCATCTCTTGACGGAAGGCCTGGGAGGAACCAGGTGGATAACGGGGACCAGAGGGAGCCCGGGGACCCCGAGGGTCAGTCCCAATGTCTGCTGTGATGTTGGTATAGAGAGGACCCAGCTCTCGGGCCAATAATCGGTATGTCAGTGAGTTCATCCCATCTTGTGTCCAGGAATTCTGGGTACGAACCAGGAGGTCAAATCTGAAGGTTAGAGATTGGAGACTAAGACCAAGAAAGGAACAGCCAGGAATCTAGGGACCTTAGGGGTTTCCTGGTTAGGGGTACAGAACCCTGAGGATCCGATAACAATTCCCAGGctgtccttccttcctacctGTGGGGATTTTCCTCGTTGCCCTTATCTCCTCGGTGCTTCACCATCTTATAGTGTCCCACAGATGTGGGGGGCCGAGAGATCTTCATCCCAGCCAGGCGCACCCTATAGGAAAAGTGAGGGGCTCTTGGAGGATCGAGAGTGGAGGAAAGCTGCTGACAGGTGAACAAGAAGAGCTAAGGCCAGCAAGGAAGAGACTGCATGTTTCTGTACACAAAGAACAACAGCTACTAGTTTAAAAAAGGGTCAAGTACTATAAGGGAagagaaagtcaaagaaaaaaaggaaatggctaAGAGAATGTAAAAGCTAGATGTATCCAAATCTTCAGGGCCCAGTGCCAGGTACACTGGCTTCTTTAAACGATTGGCAGAGGTAGGTTTGCACCTCCTACCTTTGCTTCCTAAATGGCTCCCAGGAGCTGCCCTTGCAGTCTGGGAAGGACAGGGAGAATGAGGGGTCATTTTTGTCAAATGGATAGGACAAGACTGGGAGTTACAGACCCAAAATTAGCAATTCTTATTTAGAATAGCAGCTGagcagggctggccccatggctcactcgggagagtacagtgctgataacaccaaggctatggtttcagatcctatatggggatggccggttcgctcactggctgagcatggtgctgacaccaagccaagggttaggatccccttactggtcatcttttttaaaaaaaaaaaagaatagcagcTGAGCTACCCCAACTCCTCTCCCGCTGGCCCCCTGGGTTAAGGAAAGGGTGGAACCAGGTAATCGGGACCTTAAAAACAAACTCCAATTCTGACACAAGGAACAGGAGTGAAGATGGCCTGGGAAGAACTGAAAGAATACAAGCATTTAGAATTTGCTGGGTGCTTTACATATATCCAGAGGATGAGAATTCAGAGAGATGTCATCCCAGAGGACACAAGAGGAAGTGGAGACAATGGGTACAGTATACCAAGCCCAAATATTCATACCACAGACATGAAACTGGGTCAGCCGAGGCTGAAGGTCAGAATGTTCACATGCTAAAAAATGAGTTGGTATCATGCCAATGgcacaggcttttttttttttttttttcttttaagtgagTCTAGGCTACATAGAGTTGAGTCCCTCTCCTCCATCCCATATGAATTGGCCTGGATGCAACCATAGCAGAAGGCGGGACTAAACTCTCTAGGCTCCTCTCCAGCTCTGGAATTCCATgatactttttcttattgatcttaTCTTCTCTCCTAGGAATATAACTAATGAGATCTAGGAGAATGAAGGATGACAGAATGGGCAGCAGTGTGCAAAGTCTGACCTGGGTAGACTGAAAAGACTAAAGGAATGGGCTCAGGGCAGGACCAGGGACATAAAGGTTGGTGTTGAAGGGCTGTGACCAGGGGTGGTGGTCTTAGAGGACAGGGATCCAGGCTGGGATAGGGA
The sequence above is drawn from the Cynocephalus volans isolate mCynVol1 chromosome 8, mCynVol1.pri, whole genome shotgun sequence genome and encodes:
- the PPOX gene encoding protoporphyrinogen oxidase isoform X4 yields the protein MRPCTVLPSDALDLSPSLTLKVASLAMDSLCRGVFAGNSRELSIRSCFPSLFQAEQTHRSVLLGLLLGAGQSPQPDSALVRQARAEHWSQWSLRGGLEMLPQSLDAHLTSRGVSVLRGQPVCGLSLQADGRWKVSLGDSSLDADHVISAVPASVLSELLPAEAAPLADVLRTITAVSVAVVNLQYRGARLPVQGFGHLVPSSEDPGVLGIVYDSVAFPEQDGTPPGLRVTVMLGGSWLQTLETSGCALSQELFQQQAQEAAATQLGLKEPPSHCLVHLHKNCIPQYTLGHWQKLESAKQFLAAQKLPLTLAGASYEGVAVNDCIESGRQAAVSVLRTEPNS
- the PPOX gene encoding protoporphyrinogen oxidase isoform X3; its protein translation is MVSELGLDSEVLPVRGDHPAAQNRFLYVGGALYPLPTGLRGLLRPSPPFSKPLFWAGLRELTRPRGKEPDETVHSFTQRRLGPEVASLAMDSLCRGVFAGNSRELSIRSCFPSLFQAEQTHRSVLLGLLLGAGQSPQPDSALVRQARAEHWSQWSLRGGLEMLPQSLDAHLTSRGVSVLRGQPVCGLSLQADGRWKVSLGDSSLDADHVISAVPASVLSELLPAEAAPLADVLRTITAVSVAVVNLQYRGARLPVQGFGHLVPSSEDPGVLGIVYDSVAFPEQDGTPPGLRVTVMLGGSWLQTLETSGCALSQELFQQQAQEAAATQLGLKEPPSHCLVHLHKNCIPQYTLGHWQKLESAKQFLAAQKLPLTLAGASYEGVAVNDCIESGRQAAVSVLRTEPNS
- the PPOX gene encoding protoporphyrinogen oxidase isoform X1, with translation MGRTVVVLGGGISGLAACYHLSRAPSLSKVILVEGTERLGGWIRSVRGPDGAIFELGPRGIRPAGALGARTLLMVSELGLDSEVLPVRGDHPAAQNRFLYVGGALYPLPTGLRGLLRPSPPFSKPLFWAGLRELTRPRGKEPDETVHSFTQRRLGPEVASLAMDSLCRGVFAGNSRELSIRSCFPSLFQAEQTHRSVLLGLLLGAGQSPQPDSALVRQARAEHWSQWSLRGGLEMLPQSLDAHLTSRGVSVLRGQPVCGLSLQADGRWKVSLGDSSLDADHVISAVPASVLSELLPAEAAPLADVLRTITAVSVAVVNLQYRGARLPVQGFGHLVPSSEDPGVLGIVYDSVAFPEQDGTPPGLRVTVMLGGSWLQTLETSGCALSQELFQQQAQEAAATQLGLKEPPSHCLVHLHKNCIPQYTLGHWQKLESAKQFLAAQKLPLTLAGASYEGVAVNDCIESGRQAAVSVLRTEPNS
- the PPOX gene encoding protoporphyrinogen oxidase isoform X2; amino-acid sequence: MGRTVVVLGGGISGLAACYHLSRAPSLSKVILVEGTERLGGWIRSVRGPDGAIFELGPRGIRPAGALGARTLLMVSELGLDSEVLPVRGDHPAAQNRFLYVGGALYPLPTGLRGLLRPSPPFSKPLFWAGLRELTRPRGKEPDETVHSFTQRRLGPEVASLAMDSLCRGVFAGNSRELSIRSCFPSLFQAEQTHRSVLLGLLLGAGQSPQPDSALVRQARAEHWSQWSLRGGLEMLPQSLDAHLTSRGVSVLRGQPVCGLSLQADGRWKVSLGDSSLDADHVISAVPASVLSELLPAEAAPLADVLRTITAVSVAVVNLQYRGARLPVQGFGHLVPSSEDPGVLGIVYDSVAFPEQDGTPPGLRVTCYVPFLGDAGRFLVTDTRDQRLCLISGAVPTAGTGSGCHTIRTKGATKSLFGPSTQELHPPVYTRPLAKTGVS
- the PPOX gene encoding protoporphyrinogen oxidase isoform X5, whose amino-acid sequence is MDSLCRGVFAGNSRELSIRSCFPSLFQAEQTHRSVLLGLLLGAGQSPQPDSALVRQARAEHWSQWSLRGGLEMLPQSLDAHLTSRGVSVLRGQPVCGLSLQADGRWKVSLGDSSLDADHVISAVPASVLSELLPAEAAPLADVLRTITAVSVAVVNLQYRGARLPVQGFGHLVPSSEDPGVLGIVYDSVAFPEQDGTPPGLRVTVMLGGSWLQTLETSGCALSQELFQQQAQEAAATQLGLKEPPSHCLVHLHKNCIPQYTLGHWQKLESAKQFLAAQKLPLTLAGASYEGVAVNDCIESGRQAAVSVLRTEPNS